AGTGGTTGTACCACCAGCGCCATGAACTGTTGCGGGTGCGGGTCAGCGGCCCCTTCGCCAGCAACCACTACAACCTCCTGAAGAAGGCTGCCCTGGTGGGCGCGGGGATCGCCCGGCTACCGTCCTATGTGCTGCACAGCGAACTGGCGGACGGCCGCCTGTGCTGGCTGTTGCGGGACTACCAGACCCGCAGCATGCCGATGTACCTGGTGCACTCCTATCAGGGCGGCCTGCCCAAGCGTACCCAGGTGCTGGCCGATTACCTGATGGACTGGTTTCGTCGCAGCGGTGAGGCGCTGGATCGTTTGTAGCTTCCTCCGGCTTTACCGTCGTTTGTGAACTTGATGGGCCTGCGGCCCTTTTCGCAGCCTGCGGCAGCGGCTACAGAGGACGGTGGCGAAAATGCCGGGCCAGCAGGTGGTCGAGGGACAACACGCCCGGGCCGCGGGCCATCAACAGCAGGAAGATCGCCGCCCAGGTGCCGTGGGTCGGGTAGGCGTCCGGGTAGACGAAGAGCTGGATGGTCAGGGTCATCCCCAGCAACGCCAGGGCGGAAAAGCGCGTGGCCAGGCCCAGCAGGATCAGCATCGGGAAAAAATGTTCGGCAAATGCCGCCAGGTGCGCCGCCACTTCCGGCGTCAACAGGGGCACGTGGTACTCGCTCTTGAACAGGGGAATGGTCGAGTCCGCCAGGCGCGGCCAGCCCAGCTGGAAGGTGCCATCGACCAGATCGACGGCCAGCCCCTCGACCTTGGTCTGTCCGGATTTCCAGAACACCGCGGCAATGGAAAAACGCGCGATAAAGGCGATCAGGCTGTAGGGAATGCGCTCAAACCCTTGAATGATCCGATTCACCAGTCCGGCAATGGGTGTTTCTGTCTGGGTGTTCATGGTCAGGCCTTCTTCTGGGGTTGCAGGTCGATAAGAGCGCCGTGGCCGAGCAGCAGGCCCAGGCACTGGCCCAGGTCGAAGTCGGCCTGGGCGTCCAGGGCATGGGCCGCGGCGATTTCCAGCGGCCAGTGGTTGCGTAGGGCTTCAATGAAGGTCATGGCGCCGGTATCCACGGCGATCACCTCGACCTCCAGGGCGTTGCGCAGCACCAGGGCGTTCTGCCCCTGCTGCAGGTCGAAAGCCGGCCAGGGCTGATCGCTCTGGTGCGCCGCCCACAGGCTCACTACGGCGTAGCCGGAGTGCAGGGTGCGCAGTGACGGATGCAGGAGCAGTTGCGCCTGGCCGAGGCGGTCGGGCTGGTTCATCGCCGCCAGTAGCCGTGACGGCTCCAGGGGGCGGGCGTCGGCGGCGTGGTAGGCCTCGACCCGCAGCCGTTCAAGGCGGGCCATGTCGGCCAGGTAGGGCAGGCCGGCGGCCGGCCCGAAGCCCTGGATAAAGTCGCCCAGGTCCCGGCCATAGTCGTTGAGCAGAGGGCTGGCGGGGGCGAAGTCCCGGATGTAGAGCGCGGCCATGGCGTTGAAAAACTCGCGACCAACCAATTGCATGACGACCGGGTATGACTCGGCCAGGGCGTTGCTCAACGAGGCCTGCACATTGTTGCGATAGACCGCGAAGCGGCTGGCCGGATCGGCGCCGTTGCTGCTGGACAGCCCCTGTGGGCAGCCCGGTTCGGCGCTCAGCAGGGCCCTGGCGAATTCCCCCTGGCCACTCATGGCTGCACCTGGGCGCCGAGCAACAGCGCTTCTGCCTGGCTGGCCTCGGCCATCAGGGTGGCAAAGGCCGGCAGGTGGTTGTCGCGCTCGATCAGGGTGGCCATCGGGCCGATGAGCCCCAGCACCTCCTGGTACAGGGCCCAGACCGCAGCGTCGACCGGGGCGCCGTGATCGTCGATCAACAGCCGGTCACCGAGGCTGTCCCGGTCTTCGGCGAACCCGGCCAGATGAATCTCGCCCACCGCCTGCAGCGGCAGTGCTTGCAGGTAGGCCAGGGGATCGCGCTGGTGATTGATGCACGACACATAGAGGTTGTTGACGTCCAGCAGCAGGCCGCAGCCGCTGCGCTGGACCACTTCGCGGATGAAGTCGGTCTCGTCCAGGGTCGAGCGTTGGAATTGCAGGTAGGTGGCCGGATTTTCCAGCAGCATGGTTCGTCCCAGTTGGTTCTGCACCTGGTCGATGTGCTCGCAGACCCGGCGCAAGGTGGGCCCGTCGTAGGCCAGGGGCAGCAGGTCGTTGAGGAACACCGGGCCGTGGCTGGACCAGGCCAGGTGTTCGGAAAAGGACTGGGGCTGATAGCGTTCGATCAAGCCGGCCAGCCGCTCCAGGTGAGCCAGGTCCAGGGAGCCTTCGCCACCGATGGACAGGCCGACACCGTGCAGCGACAGCGGGTAGCGTTCGCGGATCAGGCCCAGGTAATGGTGGAAAGGGCCGCCCGCCACCATGTAGTTCTCCGCATGCACCTCGAAGAAACCGATGTCGGGCCGCTGTTCCAGCACGTGTTTGAAATGCTCGGTCTTGAGCCCCAGCCCGGCGCGGGGCGGCAGGCTGGAGGCGCGCGCCTGAATGTCGTGGCCAGGGTGGTGCAGCGGGGCGGTGTTCATCGTCGACACTCAGGCAGGCGCAGGATCAGGGCTTGGCTTTGAAGGCTTCGAGCTGGCCGAAACCGGTAGGCGAGGTACTGCTGGCGGTTTTCTCGCAACTGCCCTTGGGTACCAGCTTCCAGGCGTTGGCCTGGTCGTTGACCTTGGAGGTCCCGGCGCAGGTGGTGCCGGCGCCCGCGGCGCAATCGTTCTTGCCCTTCATGGCCACGCCGAAGCACTTTTCCATGTCGTCCGCGGCATGGGCGGTGGTGGGCAGGGCGGCGACGCTGAGGGCAGAGCCCAGGGCCAGGACCAGGGCAGTGGCGGACAGGGTACGAGTGTTGCTCATGATGTTTCTCCAGTGCGGTTGGGGTAAGGAAGCATCTGTGCTTGCTTACCCCTCTAGAGAAGGCTCATGGGGATTCGTTACAGCCCGGGGCAGTTTTTTATCCCGGAATAAAAAAAACGGCCCCGAAGGGCCGTTTTCAGTGACGCAGGTGCTTAGCCGCCCAGGTAGGCTTCACGCACCTTCGGATCGGTCAGCAGCGATTCACCGGTGCCTTGCATCACCACCCGGCCGTTCTCCAGCACATAGGCACGGTCGGCGATCTTCAGCGCCTGGTTGGCGTTCTGCTCTACCAGGAACACCGTCACGCCGTCGCGGCGCAGCTGTTCGATGATGTCGAAGATCTGCTGGATGATGATCGGCGCCAGGCCCAGGGACGGTTCGTCCAGCAGCAGCAGCTTGGGTTTGCTCATCAGCGCACGGCCGATGGCGAGCATCTGCTGTTCGCCGCCGGACATGGTGCCGCCGCGCTGGGTGAAGCGCTCCTTGAGCCGCGGGAACAGCTCCAGGACCTTGTCCATCTGCTCCTGGTAGTCGCCCTTGTCGGTGAAGAAGCCGCCCATGGCGAGGTTCTCTTCCACGGTCAGGCGGGCGAATACCCGGCGGCCTTCCGGCACCACGGCAATGCTCTTGCGCATGATCTGCGCCGAGCTTTGCCCCACCAGTTCTTCACCCAGGTAACGGATGCTGCCGCTGTGGGCCTGGGGCGAGCCGCAGAGGGTCATCAGCAGGGTGGACTTGCCGGCACCGTTGGCGCCGATCAGGGTGACGATCTCGCCCTGGCGGATCTCGACGTTGACGCTGTGCAACGCCTGGATCTTGCCGTAGAAGGTGGAAACGTTTTCGAACTGCAGCATTTACGCTTCCCCCAGGTAGGCTTTGATCACTTCGGGATTGTCGCGGATCTGTTCCGGCGTGCCGTCGGCCAGGGGCGTGCCCTGGTTGATCACCACGATATGGTCGGAAATGCTCATGACCAGTTTCATGTCGTGTTCGATCAGCAGCACGGTGACGTTGTGCTCTTCGCGCAGCACACTGATCAGCGCTTTGAGGTCCTCGGTTTCCTTGGGGTTGAGGCCGGCGGCTGGCTCGTCGAGCATGAGGATCCGCGGGCGGGTCATCATGCAGCGGGCGATTTCCAGGCGCCGTTGCTGACCATAGGCCAGGGTGCCGGCGGGGCGGTTGGCAAACTCCCGCAGGTTGACCTTGTCCAGCCAGTAGCCGGCGTACTCCATGGCCTCGCGCTCGCTCTTGCGAAACGCCGGGGTCTTGAACAGCCCGGAGAGGAAGTTGGTGTTCAGGTGCCGGTGCTGGGCGATCAACAGGTTCTCGACCGCGGTCATGTCCTTGAACAGCCGCACGTTCTGGAAGGTACGCACCACGCCCTTGCGGGCGATCTTGTGGCCCGGCAGGCCTTCGATCGGCTCGCCGTCCAGGAGGATGCTGCCGGCGCTGGGCTGGTAGAAACCGGTCAGGCAGTTGAACACCGTGGTCTTGCCGGCACCGTTCGGGCCGATCAATGCCACCACTTGTTTTTCCTTGACGGTCAGGGCCACTCCGTTGACCGCCAGCAGGCCGCCGAAGCGCATCGACAGGCCGGTTACTTTGAGGATCTCACGGCTCATTTGCGCAGCTCCATGTGAGGACGTTGCATGGGCAGCAGACCTTGAGGACGCCAGATCATCATCAGCACCATCATGGCGCCGAACATCAACATCCGGTATTCGCTGAATTCACGCATCATTTCAGGCAAGAGGATCATCACGATCGCCGCCAGGATCACTCCCAGCTGCGAGCCCATGCCACCCAGCACGACGATGGCGAGGATGATCGCCGACTCGATGAAGGTGAAGGACTCCGGGGTTACCAGGCCTTGGCGCGCGGCGAAGAAGCTGCCGGCGAAACCGGCGAACGCGGCGCCCAGGGTAAAGGCCGAGAGCTTGATCACGGTGGGGTTCAGGCCCAGGGCACGGCAGGCGATCTCGTCTTCACGCAAGGCTTCCCAGGCACGGCCGATGGGCATGCGCAGCAGGCGATTGATGACGAATAGCGCCGCCAGTGCCAGCAGCAGGGCCACCAGGTAGAGGAAGATCACCTTGTTGATCGAGTTGTACTGCAGGCCGAAGAACTCGTGGAAGGTCTGCATGCCTTCTGCTGCCTTGCGCTCGAAGGTCAGGCCGAAGAAGGTCGGCTTCTCGATGTTGCTGATGCCGTTGGGGCCGCCGGTGAGATCGGTCATGTTGCGCAGCAGCAGACGGATGATCTCGCCAAAGCCCAGGGTCACGATTGCCAGGTAGTCACCCCGCAGGCGCAGCACCGGGAAGCCCAGCAGGAAGCCGAAAGTGGCCGCCATCAGGCCGGCGATCGGCAGGCAGATCCAGAAGCTCAGGCCGAAGTAGTGCGACAGCAGCGCATAGCTGTAGGCGCCGACGGCGTAGAAACCCACGTAACCCAGGTCCAGCAGGCCGGCCAGGCCGACCACGATGTTCAGGCCCAGGCCCAGCATCACGTAGATCAGGATCAGCGTGGCAATGTCCACCGCCCCGCGGGAGCCGAAGAACGGCCAGACCAGGGCGCCAAGGATCAACGCCAGGATGATCCAGCGCTGGGTGCTGGGCAGGGTCAGGAAGTTGCTGGCCTTGGCCGGGATCAACGGCATGCTGGGAGATGACTTCCAGGCGGCGCTGATCTGGCTATGGAACAGCACCCGCAGGAACATCAGCACCGAGCACACCGCGATGGTGGCAAGAATGGTCGGGCTGGTGTTGTGGACTTCCAGGTTGATGCCGACGATGGTCAGTTTCAGGCCTAGCACCGGGTAGGCGACAGCCCAGACCAACAAGGCGCTGAACAGCGCCGATTTAAGATTCCTAGTCATACTTTCTCAACCTCCGGACGGCCCAGAATGCCGGTCGGACGGAACAACAGCACCAGAACCAACAGGCCGAACGCCACGACGTCCTTGTACTGGTCGCCGAACACGTCGGCACCAAAGGCTTCGGCCACCCCCAGCACCAGCCCGCCGAGCATCGCGCCCGGGATACTGCCGATGCCGCCCAAGACCGCTGCAGTGAAGGCCTTCAGGCCCACCAGGAAACCGGCGTTGGGGTTGATCACACCGTATTGCATGCTCAGCAGCACGGCGGCGATGGCCGCCAGCGCGGCGCCGATCACGAAGGTCAGGGCGATGATGTTGTTGGTATTGATCCCCAGGAGGTTGGCCATCTTGATGTCCTCGGCACAGGCGCGGCAGGCGCGACCCAGGCGAGAACGGGAGATGAACAGCGTCAGGCCGAGCATGGCGATGAGGGTCACCACGAATACCACGATCTGCATGTAGGAAATCAGCACTTCATGTGCGCCGCCTGGCCCGATGGAGAAGTTGCCCGGGATCAGGTTGGGAATGGATTTGTCCTTGGAGTCCTGCGCCAGCAGAACGGTGTTCTGCAGGAAGATCGACATGCCGATGGCGGAGATCAGCGGGATCAGGCGGTTACTACCCCGCAAGGGGCGGTAGGCGATCCGTTCGATGCTGTAGCCGTAGGCACTGGTGACGACGATGCTCGCGATGAAGGCTGCGGTCATCAACAGCGGGACGCTGTCGAGTCCCATCATGGCCAGCCCGGCGATGGCGATGAACGCCACGTAGGAACCGATCATGTACACCTCGCCGTGGGCGAAGTTGATCATTCCAATGATGCCGTAAACCATCGTATAGCCGATGGCGATCAGGGCATACGTGCTGCCAACGGTGAGACCGTTAACCAGCTGTTGGAAAAAGTGATAGATGTCAGGCATTACAACGCTCCTAAAAACCTGATACGCATTTCACTGGTGGAGTCATTTTCCCGCCCAGGCCCCGTGGATCTGCACCCACTTCGGGCTGGGTTTTGCCAGCGAACCGCTGATGACGGTTTTGAGATTTTCAGGTGGGCGGGATTCCGGATCACGGAACACAGGCCCATACATTCGTAAAACAAAGCCCACGGCACGCCGTGGGCTTTATTGGCAGTCAGTCAGGCCGTGCCTTACTGAGGGGAAACTTCGGTTTTAGGTTTGCCGAAGTGCCACTCGTAGACCACGAACTTGAAGTCTTTCAAGTCGCCCTTGGCGTCGAAGCTCAGGTCGCCGGTAGGGGTCTTGAAGGTGCCGGCGTGGATGGCTTCAGCCACCTTGGCCGCGTCTTCGCTCTTGGCGTTGGTGATGGCGCCGGCGATGACTTCAACTGCGGAGTAGGAAGGGAATACGAAAGGACCGCTCGGGTCTTCTTTCTTGGCCTTGAACGCGTCAGCCAGGGCCACGTTGGCCGGGTCCTGGTCGAAGGATTTAGGCAGGGTGACCAGCAGGCCTTCGGAAGCATCCTTGGCGATCTGCGAAATGGAGTCGTTACCCACGCCTTCCGGGCCCATGAACTTGGCCTTCAGGCCTTTCTCCTGGGATTGGCGCAGGATCAGGCCCAGCTCAGGGTGGTAGCCGCCGTAGTAGACGAAATCGACGTTGGCCTGCTTGAGCTTGGCGATCAGCGAAGAGAAGTCCTTGTCGCCGGCGTTGATGCCTTCGAATACGGCGACCTTGGTGCCTTTCTTCTCCAGGGTCTGCTTCACGGCGGTGGCGATGCCTTCACCGTACTGCTGCTTGTCGTGGAGCACGGCAACCACTTTGGGTTTCACGTGGTCGGCGATGTAGTTACCGGCGGCCGGGCCCTGGGCGCTGTCCAGGCCAATGGTGCGGAACACCATCTTGTAACCACGGGCGGTGATGTCCGGGCTGGTGGCAGCCGGGGTGATCATGATCACGCCTTCGTCTTCGTAGATGTCGGAAGCAGGTTGAGTGGAGCTGGAGCACAGGTGGCCGACCACGTACTTGACGCCATCGTTGACCACTTTGTTGGCGACTGCCACGGCTTGCTTGGGATCACAGGCATCGTCGTATTCAACGGCTTCGAGCTTCTTGCCGTTGACGCCGCCTTTGGCGTTGATCTGTTCGATGGCCATTTTCGCGCCACTGAACTGCATGTCGCCGTATTGGGCTACAGGGCCGGTCTTGGGGCCGGCGATACCGATCTTGATGGTGTCAGCTGCGAACGAATGGCTGGCAACCCCGGCCAGGACCATAGCGGCAAACAGTTTGGAAATCTGCTTAGTAGCCTTATTCATAGTGCTCCACTCTTACTGTTGTAATTTTTATAGTTCCGGCGGCCTTGGTCGCAGAACCGAATCAGATATTTCGTGAATACCCGTCGGAAAATGCCCCTGGCAACTGTACCGGTACAGTGTAGAGCGCCGGTTGTTCGCTTGAAAAGCTGGCTGCTGGGGGCAAAAACGCGGGGTGTCGCTTAATTGAAAGAAAAAGACAGATTTGCGGCGTGGCTTGCGCCCGGTTCGGCGTCAGTCCCTGGCGCTTCTGAGCTTCTCGATCGGTGTCGCGCTTGCTTCTGGGTTTTTCTGCCAGAGCCCCGACGTTATGATTGCGCCGATTTCATTTCTGGACAGTCCCATGACTCAAGAACCTAGCACCCTCTATGCCAAGCTGCTTGGTGAGACCGCATCTATCAGCTGGAAGGAACTGGAGCCGTTCTTCGCCAAGGGTGCCCTATTGTGGGTCGAGGCTGACCTGGATCTGATCGAGGCGGCCCAGGCCGTGGCCGAGAACCAGGCAGAAAAAGTGGCGGCCTGGCTGGCCGAAGGAAAGGTCGAGAAACTGTCTGCGACGCGGGCATCCGATCTGCTGGAACGTGATCCGACGCTGTGGGCGGTGGTGGTTTCACCCTGGATCCTGATCCAGGAAAGGGCATCGCGCTAAGAGCGTGCACCGATAAGGGGCAGGTTTTTGTCGGACAAAAGTGTGTAGCCGAGTAACCGTGAATCCAGTGATGGCACCTTGCCGTAGAGAAAGGCCCCACGGGCTTTTCTCTCAGGGTGACGTTCACGGAAGGGGAACAGTTTCAAGCGCAGCCGACGAGCTGCTTAATTGTTTCGCGATGTGAGTAAATTGACCATTCGCCAGCCAGCCGGCTCCCACAGGACAGCAGGTTTTTCCCTGCCGTGCAGGAGCCGGCTGGCCGGCGAAGCCCTTCTTAATACGCGGTCTTGCCTGTGTGACTGTTGAGCGAGATGACCCGGGTCTTGCCGATACGGTGGCGGTAGATTTCCCGCAGGTACTTGATGGCCTTCTTCACGCAATCCCGGGACAGGCGGATGTCGTTGATCGAGACGAACTTGTCCTTGTCGTTGATCAGCTCGCGGTACTTCTTCTCGTACATCGGCTTGATCGCATACCAGTTGGTGTCGAGGATCTTCGCCGGGTTCTCGAATTCGTTGAGCAGATCGTCGATGCGGTCTTCATCGAACTGGTCACTGACGATGAAATCCAGCACCGAGTTGTCCAGGGTGTCGTCGAAGCGGTACGGATTGCGCGCAAAGCAACGCTTGATAAAGGCCACGATCAGGGTCAGGAAGTCATCCGACAGGCACGGGCTCTTGGCGATCAGGGTGGTCAGCGACAGGTTGGCCGAAGCGCCGATCACCAGCGCATAGCGCTTGAGGGTGGTGTTGGGGAACAGGCTGTTGAGGTGGGTCTTGAGCCGGTTCAGGTCCATGTAGGACAGCTTGTAGTCCTTGGGCAGGGACACGATCGATACCACCGACGAGCAGTTCTTGAAGAAGTGCAGGTCATGCAGCGCCGCGGCGTCATAACCCGAAGCCTTGTATTGCTCCAAGGCCGCGCGGTAGCGCTTGGACTCGATCGGCAGCAGGCTGATGCCCTCGATGGCCTGGGTCACCTTGTTGAAGTGCGGCAGATCGATGGAGCGGAAGAACAGGTCGTCGATGTTCAGGCGCTGGGGTTCTTTTTCGAACACCTTGAACTTGTCGCCGGTGGGCACCGGCTGCTCCGGCACCACGGACTCGGCATAGGCGATCGCCACCGGGCCAGCCAGGCTCATGAACAGGTCGTTGGCATCCAGGCGGATGGTTTCGCCGATGTCGATGCCGGCCCGCCGGAAGTAGTTCTGGTCGTAGTCGGTGGTCACCGCCTGGGCGGTGAGGATGTTGAAGATCTGCTGGGAGATGTACTGGTTGGCGTGCTTCTCCATGGCGTTGACGTCGATGTTCTGGATGTTGCCGTCATCGCTTTCTTCGGCGTAGCGCATGATGTCGTTGGAGATCAGCATCATCGCGTTCCAGGGGCGGATCCGTCCCATCACGCTGGCTTCGCTGCTGTCTTCATTGTCGAAGTTGTAGGAGAAGTCCCACTCTTCCGAAAGGTAC
The DNA window shown above is from Pseudomonas protegens CHA0 and carries:
- a CDS encoding DoxX family protein, with amino-acid sequence MNTQTETPIAGLVNRIIQGFERIPYSLIAFIARFSIAAVFWKSGQTKVEGLAVDLVDGTFQLGWPRLADSTIPLFKSEYHVPLLTPEVAAHLAAFAEHFFPMLILLGLATRFSALALLGMTLTIQLFVYPDAYPTHGTWAAIFLLLMARGPGVLSLDHLLARHFRHRPL
- a CDS encoding DNA-binding domain-containing protein, producing MSGQGEFARALLSAEPGCPQGLSSSNGADPASRFAVYRNNVQASLSNALAESYPVVMQLVGREFFNAMAALYIRDFAPASPLLNDYGRDLGDFIQGFGPAAGLPYLADMARLERLRVEAYHAADARPLEPSRLLAAMNQPDRLGQAQLLLHPSLRTLHSGYAVVSLWAAHQSDQPWPAFDLQQGQNALVLRNALEVEVIAVDTGAMTFIEALRNHWPLEIAAAHALDAQADFDLGQCLGLLLGHGALIDLQPQKKA
- a CDS encoding DUF692 domain-containing protein, producing the protein MNTAPLHHPGHDIQARASSLPPRAGLGLKTEHFKHVLEQRPDIGFFEVHAENYMVAGGPFHHYLGLIRERYPLSLHGVGLSIGGEGSLDLAHLERLAGLIERYQPQSFSEHLAWSSHGPVFLNDLLPLAYDGPTLRRVCEHIDQVQNQLGRTMLLENPATYLQFQRSTLDETDFIREVVQRSGCGLLLDVNNLYVSCINHQRDPLAYLQALPLQAVGEIHLAGFAEDRDSLGDRLLIDDHGAPVDAAVWALYQEVLGLIGPMATLIERDNHLPAFATLMAEASQAEALLLGAQVQP
- a CDS encoding DUF2282 domain-containing protein, with protein sequence MSNTRTLSATALVLALGSALSVAALPTTAHAADDMEKCFGVAMKGKNDCAAGAGTTCAGTSKVNDQANAWKLVPKGSCEKTASSTSPTGFGQLEAFKAKP
- a CDS encoding ABC transporter ATP-binding protein translates to MLQFENVSTFYGKIQALHSVNVEIRQGEIVTLIGANGAGKSTLLMTLCGSPQAHSGSIRYLGEELVGQSSAQIMRKSIAVVPEGRRVFARLTVEENLAMGGFFTDKGDYQEQMDKVLELFPRLKERFTQRGGTMSGGEQQMLAIGRALMSKPKLLLLDEPSLGLAPIIIQQIFDIIEQLRRDGVTVFLVEQNANQALKIADRAYVLENGRVVMQGTGESLLTDPKVREAYLGG
- the livG gene encoding high-affinity branched-chain amino acid ABC transporter ATP-binding protein LivG; its protein translation is MSREILKVTGLSMRFGGLLAVNGVALTVKEKQVVALIGPNGAGKTTVFNCLTGFYQPSAGSILLDGEPIEGLPGHKIARKGVVRTFQNVRLFKDMTAVENLLIAQHRHLNTNFLSGLFKTPAFRKSEREAMEYAGYWLDKVNLREFANRPAGTLAYGQQRRLEIARCMMTRPRILMLDEPAAGLNPKETEDLKALISVLREEHNVTVLLIEHDMKLVMSISDHIVVINQGTPLADGTPEQIRDNPEVIKAYLGEA
- a CDS encoding high-affinity branched-chain amino acid ABC transporter permease LivM codes for the protein MTRNLKSALFSALLVWAVAYPVLGLKLTIVGINLEVHNTSPTILATIAVCSVLMFLRVLFHSQISAAWKSSPSMPLIPAKASNFLTLPSTQRWIILALILGALVWPFFGSRGAVDIATLILIYVMLGLGLNIVVGLAGLLDLGYVGFYAVGAYSYALLSHYFGLSFWICLPIAGLMAATFGFLLGFPVLRLRGDYLAIVTLGFGEIIRLLLRNMTDLTGGPNGISNIEKPTFFGLTFERKAAEGMQTFHEFFGLQYNSINKVIFLYLVALLLALAALFVINRLLRMPIGRAWEALREDEIACRALGLNPTVIKLSAFTLGAAFAGFAGSFFAARQGLVTPESFTFIESAIILAIVVLGGMGSQLGVILAAIVMILLPEMMREFSEYRMLMFGAMMVLMMIWRPQGLLPMQRPHMELRK
- the livH gene encoding high-affinity branched-chain amino acid ABC transporter permease LivH, giving the protein MPDIYHFFQQLVNGLTVGSTYALIAIGYTMVYGIIGMINFAHGEVYMIGSYVAFIAIAGLAMMGLDSVPLLMTAAFIASIVVTSAYGYSIERIAYRPLRGSNRLIPLISAIGMSIFLQNTVLLAQDSKDKSIPNLIPGNFSIGPGGAHEVLISYMQIVVFVVTLIAMLGLTLFISRSRLGRACRACAEDIKMANLLGINTNNIIALTFVIGAALAAIAAVLLSMQYGVINPNAGFLVGLKAFTAAVLGGIGSIPGAMLGGLVLGVAEAFGADVFGDQYKDVVAFGLLVLVLLFRPTGILGRPEVEKV
- a CDS encoding branched-chain amino acid ABC transporter substrate-binding protein; this encodes MNKATKQISKLFAAMVLAGVASHSFAADTIKIGIAGPKTGPVAQYGDMQFSGAKMAIEQINAKGGVNGKKLEAVEYDDACDPKQAVAVANKVVNDGVKYVVGHLCSSSTQPASDIYEDEGVIMITPAATSPDITARGYKMVFRTIGLDSAQGPAAGNYIADHVKPKVVAVLHDKQQYGEGIATAVKQTLEKKGTKVAVFEGINAGDKDFSSLIAKLKQANVDFVYYGGYHPELGLILRQSQEKGLKAKFMGPEGVGNDSISQIAKDASEGLLVTLPKSFDQDPANVALADAFKAKKEDPSGPFVFPSYSAVEVIAGAITNAKSEDAAKVAEAIHAGTFKTPTGDLSFDAKGDLKDFKFVVYEWHFGKPKTEVSPQ
- a CDS encoding DUF2288 domain-containing protein produces the protein MTQEPSTLYAKLLGETASISWKELEPFFAKGALLWVEADLDLIEAAQAVAENQAEKVAAWLAEGKVEKLSATRASDLLERDPTLWAVVVSPWILIQERASR